A region of Shewanella psychromarinicola DNA encodes the following proteins:
- a CDS encoding MYG1 family protein gives MKIFGTHSGAFHADDVFAIAALSMLHPEYEIHRSRDPKVWAKCDYLVDVGGYYNHDEKVYDHHFKNGPTYDDGLKMSSIGLIWSHYGTEICGCPDIADRISRRLIRQFDAIDNGVTLTHHIEDFSDVREISLSGSISMMNPQDHSKTDDVFEGEVVRARLMLQTAIAQAKHWIDSREGVELALNVAHNEKRSYIIVPEDCKWIEHLFNSNGNETILYAIFPNGEKWYARTVPSAPGEFSNRKDFPTSWAGLSDEAFSKVAQIPDGVFCHHGLFICATGSLQSTMKLVADAIKA, from the coding sequence ATGAAGATATTTGGAACACACAGCGGGGCATTTCATGCCGATGATGTTTTTGCCATTGCGGCGTTGTCGATGTTGCATCCGGAGTATGAAATACATCGCTCACGTGACCCCAAAGTATGGGCAAAATGCGATTACCTCGTTGATGTTGGTGGTTACTACAATCACGATGAAAAGGTATATGACCACCATTTTAAGAACGGTCCGACATACGATGATGGTTTAAAAATGTCATCTATCGGCCTTATTTGGTCTCATTATGGTACTGAGATTTGTGGCTGTCCTGATATTGCCGATAGGATTAGTCGACGTTTGATTAGACAGTTTGATGCAATTGATAATGGAGTGACATTAACACATCATATTGAAGACTTTTCTGATGTGCGCGAAATCTCACTATCGGGGTCAATTTCTATGATGAACCCTCAGGACCACTCTAAAACAGACGACGTTTTTGAGGGCGAAGTAGTGCGCGCTCGTTTAATGCTTCAGACTGCCATCGCACAAGCCAAGCACTGGATTGATAGTCGGGAAGGGGTGGAACTTGCTCTTAACGTGGCTCACAATGAAAAACGTTCATATATCATTGTGCCTGAAGATTGTAAGTGGATAGAACACCTGTTTAACAGCAATGGAAATGAAACGATACTTTATGCAATATTTCCAAATGGTGAAAAATGGTACGCCCGCACCGTTCCATCAGCTCCTGGAGAATTCTCTAACCGTAAAGATTTTCCAACATCATGGGCTGGTTTGAGTGATGAAGCGTTTTCAAAAGTGGCACAGATCCCAGATGGCGTATTCTGTCATCATGGCTTATTTATCTGTGCAACAGGTTCACTTCAGTCAACTATGAAGTTAGTCGCTGATGCCATTAAAGCCTAA
- a CDS encoding MFS transporter produces the protein MIREYLRFISHSWPILIFGVMTVFMGNFGQSFFISWFGDSFKESLGLSATSYGTAYSMATLASGLLIMWIGGSIDKVSLEKFILFCTIGLSLAALTLWQTNNLTTLVVGLFLLRFFGQGLFPHTAITTMMKRFSLNRGKGVSVATTGVPLGEIILPSIAVFFIAQFGWQQSWLIIAVSVPLLYLPLALFLIKRARNQKYAEHDPTLDCEPSKPLKEDGSRRTLLADYRFWLVLPTVLAAPFIVTGIFIHQGFFLPQMGWTPMLFANCFVFYGIAHWLSSMYTGALVDRFSGRQLLKYYPIPMLMALLLASQLTGNWVAYALLILLGIAMGSGSPIINALWAEVYGTKYLGRIRALMVSLGVISTSISPILFGYLIDNGITGSQLFFWLAVYILLAMFFAFFSYSHEKKLKI, from the coding sequence ATGATCCGCGAATATTTACGTTTTATAAGCCACAGCTGGCCAATTCTCATTTTTGGCGTGATGACCGTTTTCATGGGCAACTTCGGTCAGTCGTTTTTCATTAGCTGGTTCGGAGACAGCTTTAAAGAAAGTCTTGGTCTATCAGCCACAAGCTATGGAACCGCCTACTCTATGGCAACACTTGCCAGTGGCCTACTTATCATGTGGATTGGTGGGAGTATTGACAAAGTCTCGTTAGAAAAGTTTATCCTATTCTGCACAATTGGACTTTCTCTGGCAGCGCTTACGCTCTGGCAGACCAATAACCTAACAACGCTTGTTGTCGGACTTTTTCTCCTGCGTTTTTTTGGTCAGGGACTTTTTCCACACACCGCCATAACCACAATGATGAAAAGGTTTTCTTTGAATCGTGGCAAAGGTGTAAGTGTAGCAACCACAGGGGTTCCCTTAGGTGAAATCATACTGCCTTCCATTGCAGTATTTTTTATTGCACAATTCGGGTGGCAACAAAGTTGGTTGATCATAGCAGTATCAGTCCCCTTACTTTATCTTCCTCTGGCACTTTTTCTTATTAAACGTGCGAGAAATCAAAAATATGCCGAACATGATCCAACTTTAGACTGTGAACCTTCTAAACCACTCAAAGAGGATGGATCGAGAAGAACATTACTTGCCGATTATCGTTTTTGGTTGGTACTACCCACAGTCCTTGCCGCACCATTCATCGTGACAGGAATATTTATTCATCAGGGATTTTTTCTTCCTCAGATGGGCTGGACACCCATGCTTTTTGCCAATTGCTTCGTCTTTTATGGGATTGCCCATTGGCTTTCATCAATGTATACGGGCGCATTGGTTGACAGATTCAGCGGGAGACAATTGTTAAAATATTACCCAATCCCAATGCTCATGGCTTTGTTGTTGGCCTCGCAACTAACAGGCAACTGGGTTGCTTACGCGCTACTTATTTTACTCGGCATCGCCATGGGCTCCGGTAGCCCAATCATTAATGCGCTTTGGGCTGAAGTCTATGGCACCAAGTATCTTGGGAGAATACGCGCACTCATGGTCTCTCTTGGTGTGATATCGACCTCGATTTCTCCGATTTTATTTGGTTATCTCATTGATAATGGGATCACAGGCTCTCAGCTTTTTTTCTGGCTCGCCGTGTACATATTACTGGCAATGTTTTTCGCTTTTTTTTCATACTCTCACGAGAAGAAACTGAAAATTTAA
- a CDS encoding glutathione S-transferase family protein: MHNRRHIIYTLYWDRGGANMATHAVLEELGVAYELIEIDLAKRMQRTPEYLAINPNGKVPTLQHRGEIIYESAAILMYLLDQHPNAGLAPALHSPQRGHYYQYLTWMSNTLQEAANRWAHPEHYVTGDTDLPSVVDKATQDLSRCWSILNDDLGNKGPWLLGDRLSGADFHLFMVAYWSSRYGSRAQDWPNLRRHMQAMLQRDSIQQMMSQEGLTLEC, from the coding sequence TTGCACAACAGGAGACATATTATTTACACACTGTATTGGGATCGCGGTGGGGCCAACATGGCCACTCACGCCGTACTGGAAGAGTTGGGCGTGGCCTACGAGTTGATCGAGATCGATTTGGCTAAACGAATGCAACGTACACCGGAGTACCTGGCGATCAACCCGAACGGCAAGGTGCCCACATTACAGCACCGGGGCGAAATCATTTATGAATCGGCGGCGATTCTGATGTACCTGCTTGACCAGCACCCGAATGCCGGTTTGGCCCCCGCACTGCATTCGCCGCAACGAGGGCATTATTACCAATACCTCACTTGGATGTCGAACACCTTGCAGGAAGCGGCTAACCGCTGGGCCCACCCGGAGCACTACGTCACTGGCGATACCGATTTGCCCTCTGTGGTGGATAAAGCAACCCAGGACCTGAGCCGCTGCTGGAGCATCCTCAACGATGATCTGGGCAATAAAGGCCCATGGCTTCTAGGTGACAGACTAAGCGGCGCCGACTTTCATTTGTTTATGGTGGCCTACTGGAGCAGCCGCTATGGCAGTCGAGCGCAAGACTGGCCAAACCTACGCCGCCACATGCAAGCCATGCTTCAACGCGACTCTATCCAACAGATGATGTCTCAGGAGGGACTGACATTGGAATGCTGA
- a CDS encoding M48 family metallopeptidase, whose protein sequence is MNFFESQDRARKNTFQLILLFSLAVIILIVMVNLLVMLAFGFIDNEQMSAGQSFWQQMDWRTFATISSAVVLVVLGGSLYKIMALSAGGKVVAEGLGGQLIAQNTTVLNQRKLLNVVEEMAIASGTPAPPVYLLADENGINAFAAGFSPKDAVIGVTQGAIDHLSRDQLQGVIAHEFSHIFNGDMRLNIRLIGVLNGILILGIIGYHLLYSTSRSRRGRDNGKGAAGILALAIGLIVIGFAGTFFGGLIKAAVSRQREYLADASAVQFTRNPEGIAGALKRIGGLEFGSLIEDPGAAEISHAFFAQGVSGLMQTLSATHPPLAKRILHIDPHWDGKFATVDKLEIDQSVQSGDGKVSKAQPELAKKMSTIAAGASIVDLANSISQIGNPTRETVDYVRALIAQLPTVIKDAAREPYGARAVVYALLLDKDQQIRLKQLAYLHQYADANVAVFTRKLLSEIDRLEAGSRLPLIDIAIPALKQLSLSQYQIFRVNMDALIDMDFKLVLKEWTLRKILFIHLDAHFFKHPRSLLASVDSEQLKPEIALLLSVLTYAGQQEQVVREDVFITAVEALGMSELKLVNENAVKLSDLDTALQKLEKLTPMAKPMLLHACAVCIMRDQKIDPVEVELLRAFADVLACPMPPLISYA, encoded by the coding sequence ATGAATTTTTTTGAATCCCAGGACCGAGCACGTAAAAACACTTTTCAGCTGATTTTGCTGTTTAGCTTGGCGGTGATCATCCTGATCGTGATGGTTAATCTGCTGGTTATGTTGGCGTTTGGTTTTATCGACAACGAGCAAATGTCAGCGGGTCAGTCTTTTTGGCAGCAAATGGATTGGCGCACTTTTGCCACTATCAGTTCGGCAGTCGTTCTGGTGGTCTTGGGAGGCAGTCTTTATAAAATCATGGCTTTGTCGGCTGGTGGCAAGGTTGTTGCCGAAGGGCTAGGAGGGCAATTAATCGCACAAAATACCACGGTTCTGAATCAACGAAAATTATTAAATGTGGTAGAGGAAATGGCTATCGCTTCTGGTACGCCAGCACCACCGGTATATTTGTTGGCTGACGAGAACGGTATCAATGCATTCGCCGCCGGTTTCTCCCCCAAAGATGCCGTTATTGGCGTGACTCAAGGAGCGATTGATCACCTCAGTCGCGATCAACTTCAAGGTGTCATCGCTCATGAGTTTAGCCATATTTTTAACGGTGATATGCGCCTAAATATCCGCTTGATCGGTGTTCTTAACGGGATACTGATCCTCGGTATTATTGGTTACCACTTACTGTATTCCACTTCTCGTTCTCGGCGTGGACGGGACAATGGTAAAGGGGCCGCAGGAATATTAGCACTGGCGATTGGGCTCATTGTCATCGGCTTTGCCGGGACTTTTTTTGGCGGCTTAATAAAAGCGGCCGTGAGTCGACAAAGAGAATACCTAGCAGATGCCTCAGCGGTTCAGTTTACCCGTAACCCAGAAGGCATTGCGGGTGCATTGAAACGCATCGGCGGGCTAGAGTTTGGATCTTTGATAGAGGATCCCGGGGCAGCTGAAATCAGCCATGCTTTTTTTGCTCAAGGCGTTTCAGGTTTGATGCAAACGTTGTCCGCTACCCATCCACCACTGGCAAAGCGTATCTTGCACATTGATCCCCATTGGGATGGCAAATTTGCCACTGTCGACAAGCTCGAAATAGACCAAAGTGTGCAATCTGGCGATGGAAAAGTATCCAAGGCTCAGCCAGAATTGGCGAAAAAAATGAGCACAATTGCTGCCGGGGCGTCCATAGTTGATCTTGCCAATAGTATTAGTCAAATAGGCAATCCTACGCGGGAAACGGTCGATTATGTTCGGGCGTTAATTGCGCAGTTACCCACTGTCATCAAGGATGCTGCTCGCGAACCCTATGGGGCTCGGGCCGTTGTTTATGCCCTGCTATTGGATAAGGATCAGCAAATTCGGCTTAAACAATTAGCTTATTTACACCAATATGCCGACGCAAATGTTGCCGTTTTTACCCGTAAACTGCTGTCTGAAATAGATAGGTTAGAGGCTGGCTCTCGGCTTCCATTAATTGATATTGCCATCCCAGCTCTCAAACAGTTATCACTGTCTCAGTACCAGATTTTCAGAGTCAATATGGATGCTCTGATTGACATGGATTTTAAACTTGTCTTAAAGGAGTGGACCTTACGTAAAATTCTGTTCATTCATCTGGATGCTCACTTCTTCAAACATCCGCGCAGCCTACTGGCTAGCGTAGATAGCGAGCAACTTAAGCCCGAAATTGCATTGCTGCTATCCGTGTTGACCTATGCCGGTCAGCAAGAACAGGTTGTCAGAGAGGACGTTTTTATCACCGCGGTAGAAGCATTGGGAATGAGCGAGCTCAAATTAGTTAACGAAAATGCAGTCAAGCTATCAGATCTGGACACAGCGCTACAAAAACTGGAAAAGTTAACTCCTATGGCCAAACCGATGTTATTGCACGCCTGTGCCGTTTGCATCATGCGCGATCAAAAGATAGATCCGGTTGAGGTTGAATTATTACGGGCTTTTGCCGATGTTCTGGCTTGTCCAATGCCACCACTGATCTCTTATGCTTAA
- a CDS encoding LemA family protein, translating to MSITLIVILVLVALVFFYVTGVFNKLVTLKNRYKNAFAQIEVQLKRRYDLIPNLVETAKGYIKHERQTLEAVVEARNTAQNMLSKAAADPSNTDAIKGLSGAESKLGEAMMNFNMVMEAYPDLKANQNMLQLSEELISTENKVSFSRQAFNDQVMAYNTYKQTFPQVFFAARFGHGQDATLLEFEDTVAIQAAPKVSF from the coding sequence ATGTCAATCACATTGATAGTTATTCTGGTTCTGGTGGCACTGGTGTTTTTTTATGTGACCGGGGTATTTAATAAACTGGTTACGCTGAAAAATCGCTACAAAAATGCCTTCGCACAGATCGAGGTGCAATTAAAACGTCGATATGACTTGATACCTAATCTTGTCGAGACCGCCAAGGGTTATATCAAACATGAACGGCAAACCTTGGAAGCCGTGGTAGAGGCACGTAATACGGCGCAGAATATGTTGTCAAAGGCGGCGGCCGATCCCAGTAACACTGATGCCATAAAAGGACTGAGTGGCGCTGAAAGTAAACTGGGGGAGGCCATGATGAACTTTAACATGGTGATGGAGGCCTATCCGGATCTTAAGGCCAATCAGAATATGCTGCAGTTAAGTGAGGAACTTATCTCCACGGAAAATAAGGTCTCTTTTTCCAGGCAGGCCTTTAACGATCAGGTGATGGCTTATAATACTTATAAACAAACTTTTCCTCAGGTGTTTTTTGCGGCGCGATTTGGTCATGGGCAAGATGCAACATTGTTGGAGTTTGAAGATACTGTGGCCATCCAGGCGGCACCCAAAGTCTCATTTTAG